ACCGACGACCGTCGTGCTCGCGCGCGAACGTGGCGACGCTGCGGCGCGCCTTCGCGAACTGGGCTTTGCGGGCTCGGCGACCGCAGGGTGGCCGCGCCGGCTCGATGTGCTCGCCATGCCCGACGAGCACGAGGATAGCGCCGCGCAGACGCAGGCGCACACGCAGACGCCGCAGGCGCTCGCGCGTCTCATCGGCGGCTTGCTTGCGCTCAGGCGCTTCGGCACGCGGCGCAATGCGCTTTACATCGTCGAAGGCGCGCAACGCTGGTTCACCTGGAGCGATACGGCGGCGCTCGCGCGCGAGGGGCGCCTGCTCGCGGACTGGTGCGCGACGCGCGGCGTCACGATGCTCCTCCTGCTCGGCGACGATGCCGCCGCGCCCGGATCCGATACCTCGCCCGATTTCGACGAGGCCGCCGACAAACGGAGCGGACGCGAGCTGAACGGCGCGTGCGCGGGCGTGGCGCGCGTGCAGCGAGCGAACGGCGAACTGCTCTGGCAGGTCGACTTCTGGCGCGCCGGCAAGTCGCTCGTGACGGGCGACGTTCGCGCGTTGCGCTTCACCGGCGATGGCCGGCTGAGCGTCGCGCCGGCGGACACGCAAGGGGGGGCGATGCGGATCGCGCACGACGAAGACCGCGTCGTCGTGTGCCGGGCCGTGACCGGCGACGAGCCGTGGGTGCCGCGCAACTGGGAAGTGCTCGACGACCGCGATGCCGTCGTGGCGGCCTGCCGTGACGCGCGCGCCGCGACGGTCGTGCTTGCGCATCGCAACGGCGCGCAACTGGAGCAACTGTGCGAAGCCGTGCATGTGCTCAGGCGCCGCAGCGGCCGCGCGCTAAAGATCGTCGTGGTAGAGCGCGGCGAGGTGTTGCGTCACCAGTACGAACTGCTGATGCTCAGCCTCGGCGCGAACGCGGTCGTCGCCCGCGACACGCCGTTTTCGCGGCTCGAATCGATATTGCAGTCGGTGCAGGGCCAGCTTTATACGCGTGCGCTGATGCCGGACTACCGCGCGGCGCTCGCCGCATCGCTCGCCGATGCCGCGCTCGGTTATCTGAACGCCGCCGCGTTCTGCGCGCAGGCGCAGGCGGCCCTGACACGCGGCGCGATCCTGCGTCTGCCTCACGTGCTGGCGAAGCTCGCGCTGCCGCCGTCGCTCGCCCACGTCGATGCGCTCGGTCATTGCCGTCCGCGCCGCGCTGGCGACGTTTTCACCGCCGATGCCACGCATGTCTACGTCTTTCTCTTCGGCTGCCGGCTGTCCGATGCCGACAACGCGCTCGCGCGCATCTTCACCGCGCCGGTGGCAGGCATCGCGGAAAAAGTGACGTATTTCTCGAACGACGGCATTGCCGCCGAACTGGATGCGCTCGACGCGGCCAACCGGCGCGCGCCGCTCGCGGACTACAGCGATCTGTTTGCGAGCGCGGCGCCTGCCGGCCAGCCCGCCGCGGCCGTGGAACCCGAGGCCGTGCGCCGCGCCCGCGCCGAACTCGACGCGCTGCATGAAGTGCTGGAGCACGAAGCGCGCAGGCAGCGCGCGGACCTGGCCGTCGATAGCAAAACCGCGACGCACGCGCGTCGGGCCGTGCCGGCCCGCATGCCCCTCGTCGAACCGGGAAAGTGATATGGGAACCTTGCTGCTTTTCGCCGCCATCGGTGCGCTCGCGGGCGCGCCGCTCTGGTTTGTCTGGCAACGGCGCGGCGCGCGCGGCGGCCTGATCGCCGCGCGTCATTTCGATCCGCGCGACGCGGCGCCGTGCCGCATCGAAGCCGTCGCGCTCAATGGGCGGCTGCTGCCCGATGCCGATGGCGCCCGCCCCGAGGCGAAAGCATGAAGACCATCGCCGTAGTCTCCACCACGGGCGGCGCGGGCCGCACGACGGTCGCCGCCACGCTCGCGGTGCTGCTCGCGCGGCGTGGCCGCGATGTCGTCGCGATCGACTTCGATTGGCAGAACATGCTCGGCGCGTGGCTCGGGCTCGATGCGTTAGCGCCGCGCGGCATCGGGGAGGCGCTTTTGTGCGCATCGGACACATCGGGTACATCGGACACATCGGGCGCCTGGGAACACACCTGGCGCAACGACGACGGCGTGCTCTTCGTGCCGCACGGCCAGCTCACGCTCGATGAGGCCGCCGCCTGCGATGCGCGTCTCGCCGCGCATCCGCAATGGCTCCGTCACGCCATCGCGCAGATCGCGCTGCCGGCGAGCGGCGTCGCGGTGATCGACACGCCGCGTTATCCGTCGCGTCAGGCGCAACAGGCCGCGTGCGCCGCCGATCTCGTGCTGTGCGTGTGTCCGCCCGATCCCGCCGCCTGCGCGACGTTCGTCGCCCATCTGCCCGCGTTGCTCGATGCGTGCCGCGATGTGCGCATCGTCGTGAATCGCCTGAATCCGGCGCGCGAAATGCAGCGTGATGTCCTCGCGATGCTGCGCGCGGCGGCGGGCGGCGTGCCGGTGGCGCAGCGCATCCACATGGAAGCGGCGCTGCCCGAGGCGTTCGCGCGCGGAGCGTGGCTGATGGACGAAGCGCCGCATACGCAGGCGTCGCACGATCTGCACGGCCTCGCGCATCACGTCGATGCGTGGCTCCCCGCGCTCGAAGCGAGTATCGCGGCATGAGTGCGACCAACGTGAAGACGCGCCGCGAGCGCGCCGTCGACTGGATCGCGCAGGGGCTCGGCTTGCCCGCGCAACGCTCGCCGCTCGACTGGTGCGTGCGCCTTTTCTTCAAGCCGCCGCGCGATTCCCGCCGC
Above is a window of Caballeronia sp. SL2Y3 DNA encoding:
- the bcsE gene encoding cellulose biosynthesis protein BcsE, encoding MNTDLNRSTGATGKAGAASPRAPGVLSALAQFARSRLFRDDDTTCRVGIDALPDDLATLERGALYAVQAAPRSPECDALIWETVRSAGPRPTTVVLARERGDAAARLRELGFAGSATAGWPRRLDVLAMPDEHEDSAAQTQAHTQTPQALARLIGGLLALRRFGTRRNALYIVEGAQRWFTWSDTAALAREGRLLADWCATRGVTMLLLLGDDAAAPGSDTSPDFDEAADKRSGRELNGACAGVARVQRANGELLWQVDFWRAGKSLVTGDVRALRFTGDGRLSVAPADTQGGAMRIAHDEDRVVVCRAVTGDEPWVPRNWEVLDDRDAVVAACRDARAATVVLAHRNGAQLEQLCEAVHVLRRRSGRALKIVVVERGEVLRHQYELLMLSLGANAVVARDTPFSRLESILQSVQGQLYTRALMPDYRAALAASLADAALGYLNAAAFCAQAQAALTRGAILRLPHVLAKLALPPSLAHVDALGHCRPRRAGDVFTADATHVYVFLFGCRLSDADNALARIFTAPVAGIAEKVTYFSNDGIAAELDALDAANRRAPLADYSDLFASAAPAGQPAAAVEPEAVRRARAELDALHEVLEHEARRQRADLAVDSKTATHARRAVPARMPLVEPGK
- the bcsQ gene encoding cellulose biosynthesis protein BcsQ — its product is MKTIAVVSTTGGAGRTTVAATLAVLLARRGRDVVAIDFDWQNMLGAWLGLDALAPRGIGEALLCASDTSGTSDTSGAWEHTWRNDDGVLFVPHGQLTLDEAAACDARLAAHPQWLRHAIAQIALPASGVAVIDTPRYPSRQAQQAACAADLVLCVCPPDPAACATFVAHLPALLDACRDVRIVVNRLNPAREMQRDVLAMLRAAAGGVPVAQRIHMEAALPEAFARGAWLMDEAPHTQASHDLHGLAHHVDAWLPALEASIAA